A stretch of the Pelmatolapia mariae isolate MD_Pm_ZW linkage group LG23, Pm_UMD_F_2, whole genome shotgun sequence genome encodes the following:
- the arl4ca gene encoding ADP-ribosylation factor-like 4Ca, whose amino-acid sequence MGNSFSNLAAFQSLHIVMLGLDSAGKTTVLYRLKFNEFVNTVPTIGFNTERIRLGGAGASRGISCHFWDVGGQEKLRPLWKPYSRCTDGIVYVVDSVDTERLEEARTELHKITRFAENQGTPLLVIANKQDLPRALDVGEIERQLALAELSPSTPYHVQPACAIIGEGLDEGMDKLYEMIVKRRKSLKQKKKKQ is encoded by the coding sequence ATGGGGAATAGTTTCTCCAATCTGGCTGCCTTCCAGTCCCTGCACATAGTCATGCTCGGCTTGGACTCTGCGGGCAAAACCACCGTCCTCTACCGGCTCAAATTCAACGAGTTCGTCAACACGGTGCCCACCATCGGCTTCAACACGGAGAGGATCCGGCTGGGCGGCGCGGGGGCCTCTAGGGGCATCAGCTGTCACTTCTGGGACGTCGGGGGCCAGGAGAAGCTGCGGCCCCTGTGGAAGCCTTACAGCCGCTGCACAGACGGCATCGTGTATGTGGTAGACTCTGTGGACACCGAGAGGCTGGAGGAGGCTCGCACCGAGCTGCACAAGATCACCCGGTTCGCTGAGAACCAGGGGACCCCGCTGCTGGTCATCGCCAACAAGCAGGACCTGCCCCGTGCTCTGGACGTCGGGGAGATCGAGAGGCAGCTCGCTCTGGCGGAGCTGAGCCCCTCCACACCGTACCACGTCCAGCCGGCCTGCGCCATCATCGGAGAGGGACTGGACGAGGGCATGGACAAGCTGTACGAGATGATCGTGAAGAGGAGGAAGTCactgaagcagaagaaaaagaagcagtgA